Within the Miscanthus floridulus cultivar M001 chromosome 2, ASM1932011v1, whole genome shotgun sequence genome, the region CCTTCCATGTCATCCATGACTCTGAAGGCATTGTCAAACTTTTTCACTTTGCAGAAGGCAGTGACGAGCGCATTGTACACAACAACATCAGGCACAATCCCATCCTTCTCCATATCCAAAAATGTTGCAACAGCATCCTCAATCCTCATATCAACTCCATAAGTATGCACTAAGACGCTGTATATGAAGGTTGTCGGTTGGCATCCCCTGGAGCTCATGTCCTGCACGACACAGACAGCCTCTTCGACTCGGCCTGTCTTGCAGAGTGCATCGACCATGATACCATATGTGACAATGTCAGGTTGGCAACCAGCGGCAAGCATATCACTATAAACCTCTCGCATCTTTGGGAGGTTGGGTGCTCTCCCCCAACCCTCAAGCAAGATGCTATAGGTCTTGGCATCAGGACTGAACCGATTATTCATCTTGTCAAAGATATCCTGCGCCTTGCGTACGTTCTTAGACTTGCACAGTGCACCGAGCAAGCTGTTGAAGGCAGCGAGGTTGTGGGCAACACCATACCTCTCCATGATGTTGAACGTGTAAACTGCCTCATCGAACTTCTGCGCCCGGGCATATTTGCGCATGATGATGCCGAACGTCTCAACATTGGCCACACCCTCCTTGCGCATAACGGCCACGACGTCCCACATGAGTTGGTACTGCCTGATCTTGGCTAGGGACGTGACCACCGTGTGGTAGGAACGCACGGTATGGGCACACCCACCGCGCTTCTGCCTGCGCACCCACTCGAAGAAGCGGTACGCGAGCATGCCGGCGTTGTCGATGCGCTCGAGGACGTGCTCCGCGACCTCCGGCGTGACGCGGACGCCGCTATGGTCGAGCTCATGCTCGAGGGCCGAGGCCTTCCGGCAGGAGATGATGAGCTTGCAGAGGCGCTTGGCAAGGTCTGAGGCGTCCAGCAATGTATCACAGCCCACGCTGGGCCCGCCTCCACTCCTAAGCATTCTTACAAACACCTTGCGTGCCTTCAACCAGGTGTGGTGGAAGTCACACATTTCTCTTCCGGCACCCACCGAAACCGCTGTGACCGAGACTGTTGCTAAGCTTAGCCAGTCGAGGCCTCGCTGAATCCGGACACACAGGCGAGGCGAAGGCGTaattgctccgccgtgatcggcggcggcggcgactgaGCGGGCGCTACGCAGCTACCGCCAAATCGAAGAGAGGAACAGGTGCGACTGTGCGAGTGCGATCCGGTCCGTTTTGTGGAGTGACCTCGAAGTCAAAAGGCATACGGGCTTTAAGCCTGGTGAACTGATTGGGCCGACATAGGTTTAATGAGAAATCATGAGGCCCAATGCTGGTGAGCTAAAACTTCAGAAAGCGAGAAAAGGGGAGACTCCACTGCTCGACCCAAAAAATCGCGGCGGCGCCGGAGAGCAAGTCGCCGGAGGAGCTGCTCTGCGCGGCGGCGAAATCCGGTGAAGAGGACGAAGTCGCTAAACTCGTTGCCTCAGGAGCTGACGCGACCCACTTCGATACCGAAGGCTTGACCCCGCTCATGCACGCGGCCGCGGGGGGGCACGCCGCCGTTGCGCGCCTCCTCCTCGACTGCGGTGCGCCCTGGAACGCGCTCTCCCCCTCGGGCCTCTCAGCAGGGGACCTAGCCTCCGATCCCGACACCTACGACCTCCTCCTCGACCACTCCCTCCGCTCCGAGCTCGTCCTTGGCACCGTCGCGCGGCGGCAAGTGGCCCCCGCGAACGCCTCGGACGCCCCCCCGGCGGAGAGCTACCTCGAATCCAGGGTCTCGTTCAGCGAGGAGAGGGTTTTGGACGCGGAGAGCAAGGCAGTGATGATGGCGTGGGAGCGGCCGCTGATGGAGGCGCACGCGCGGGCGGTGTGCCAAGGCGGTGGCAAGGTGCTCAACGTGGGGTTCGGGATGGGGCTGGTGGACGAGGCGATACAGAGGTACGAGCCCGAGGAGCACACCATCGTCGAGGCCCACCCAGAGGTGTACGAGCGGATGCTCAAGCTCGGGTGGGGCGAGAAGAAGAACGTCAGAATCGTGTTCGGGCGATGGCAGGACGTGATGCAGCAGCTCGGATCTTATGACGGTATAACATACCTTTTACCTTTGCTTATTCATCTCATAGTTGTCATGTTTGGTAATCGATGTTGCAATGCTAAATGCTTTCTTGTCTGAGGGTAATTTTTCTGTTGCGGAATGTCTTAGGGGTGTCTCAGGTGAAATTTCCGTAGGTTGCATTATCCTTGGCATGCCCTAGTAGGTATTATGGAGTATGGAGAAGTTGTGCAAAAGCTGAAGgataggttttttttttttttggaagtaTGTCTCAGGTGAAATTTCACAGTTTGCATTATCCTTGGCATGCCGTAGTAGGGATTCAGGAGTATAGAGAAGTTGAGCAAAAGCTGAAGATAGGAAATTTCTGGAGTATGTCTCAGGTGAAATTTCCATAGGTTGCATTATCCTTGGCCTGCTCTAGCAGGAATTCAGGAGCATGAAGATGTTGGTAGTATCTAACAAGAGTTTTCTCTCTGTTTGTGGCCTTTCTGGAGTAATGTTCTGTAGAATGACATAGGATTTGATCATGATACGATTCGATGTTTTCAATGAATCATAAAGAAGCTTTAGTTTTCCAGTTGGTTCTGGTGCTTCCCCGTCTGACCATTCCTCAATTACTCTCCCTGTTCTTCCCCGTTGAATGTTACTTTTCACATTGTTGTTCCACCATCCACCGGCATGACTCCACCAGTACTGGTGCTCACTGCCCAGTGACCGCATCAACTAATGTCGCTGGTTCCCAGTGTTCACCTCCTGCGCTGATGCTGTTGTTCTCAGCCAAAGGGATGGCCATCTAACATTGATTTGAGAGAGTGAATTGCGGAGACCATGGATCCTGTCTGGATGACTCTCATGTTCCTCACCTAGTCCATCAGAGTACAGCATGCTTCACCACCGTTAAGAACTCCTTGGCCTCCATCGATGCCCTCACAGAAGCTTGGGCCTCCATCACGGCTGGACCTCAGATCTGAAAGGAGAGGAGGAAAGATGAATGAATGGGGAGTGGGATGCTCAAGATAAGGGCTTCCACCAGTAAGCTTGTACCTGAGATAGAAGCAGGACATTCTGGGTGACAATATTCAGTTGTGTCTCCACAAGCGGCCCCATCCAGGCAATCTTTGTGTGAACCCCACAGGCTGCGCTAGCCAACTACTGCTCATTCCGAGCTGTACCTGAGGATACTGAGAGGAGCATGTTCAGAGGAGAGGGACTGCCGCTGTCAGCCGTGGAGATGGTGGCTGTCACAGGACGGGACGTGGAGCTCATAGGGATGCAGGGCATAAATGGATATGATGCGTTTAATTAGACCAAATTTTATCCAGTGACAAGTATTGGTGCACTTTTCCAGAATCTGACAAACATCAGCTATTATTGACTGGAGGgagtatattcaaagttttcaaGCTAGTATTTCTAAAAGTTTTCGTAGTAGGTAAATTTGGACCTTTTGTCAGGAAAAGTGTGCGTCTACATAGTTTCTGAATACATGTTTACATTGGAAGGCGTCTATAGAAGTGCTTACCACATGAGTATTATGTTGCTGTTAGAATTAATTACTCCTTTACTGTAATCTCCTAGCTACCCGTGTAATCCCCTAGCTACCTGTGCCGCCTGCCAGGCTGGGCCGGCCCTTTCGGCTGTCTCCAATCTCTATATAAGTGTAAACCCTCTGTATTCTATTGATTAAGGAATACTAAGCCTCTAATATGGTATCAGACTAATTACGTTCCCCTGTTTTCCGCTCCACCCGCGCCGCGCCTGACTCCTCGCATCGCGCGCGCCTCGGGCTGCGCCCGCGCCGCGTCTGCTCCGCGCCCGCCGCGCGAGCCTCCGCACCCGCCGCGCGCCCATGGCCGCCCCTCCTTCCGGCGGCTCGAGCTCGGGCGCATCCGCCGCGGCCACCGCGACGAAGCTCCGCGATGAGGCCCTTGCCGTCGCCCAGAAGCTTGAGACCGAGGCTGCTTCTCTGCGCACCACCAATGAGGAGCGCAGCCTGCAAATCCAAGCGGAGGCCGACCTCCTcaagtccgccgccgccgcccaggagcgcgtccgcgccgccgctgccgcccttGACAAGGAGCGCGCGCAGGCGGACGCCCTGGAGCAGCAGGCCGCCGCTCTCCGGGATCGCCTTCGCACCGACTCCCAGCGCGACGACGACTcgctcgacgacgacgacgtccgCTCTGTCACCTCCGAGGCCGCGGCCATCGCTCACTGCACAGCCAGGCCGCCGCGGTCCAGAACATCAAGAATTTGATTCCAATCGTTCTTGATCTCCAGTCATCCAATTATTCCAAGTGGCGCGGCtacgtcctcctcgtcctcggccgCTTCGCCCTGAAGGACCACGTCCTCAACGATGTCTCCCGCCTCTACGATCCGGCGTGGGCTCGCATGGATTGCGTCGTCGTTTCCTGGATATTCAACACCATCTCCCCCGACCTCCTGGACGTCGTCCATGAACATGATGGCATCACCGCTCGGGCGGCGTGGCTCGGGATTGAACAGCAGTTTCTGAACAACCGCGAGTCCCGCGCCATGCTCCTCGACGCCGAGTTCCGCACCCTTTGCCAGGGCGCCCTTTCCATCGACAACTATTGccggaagatgaagaccatggcggATGCCCTTGCTGATCTTGGCGAGCCCGTTCTGGACCGCACCCTTGTACTGAACGTCCTGCGCGGCCTCAACGACCGTTTCCAGTTCATGTCGCAGCTCGTCACTTGACAGAAGTCGTTCCCTTCCTTTGCTGATGTCCGTGCTGATCTGCGCCTGGCCGAGCTCAACATGGCACCTCCCTTGGGTCCTCCCTCGGCCCTCGTCGCCTTGTCGTCAAGCAAGACCCCTCCCCCCAGCCGGCCTCTGTTCCTGCCTCCCCACGCCCTCACTAGGCGGCCGGGGGGGCCTCGTCTGGCAACGGTCGCGGGCGGCGTCGCCGCGGCGGGCGCGGCCAGGGCAGCACGCAGGGCGCTGCACAGGGCGGCACACAGTGGCCCTCCCTCCTCAACCCGTGGACCGGGTCCATTCACATGTGGCCCGGCTCCACCCCTGGAGGTCCGCGCGGCCCCCCACCTCGCGTCCCTTCGCCACAGCACGCTCTGGCAGCCTACTACGCTCCTCCTCCGGCTCCTGGGACATACTACCCGGCGCCGCCTCAGGCGGCCTCTCCGGCTTGGTCGCCCTGGACCCCTGAGTCCCTCGCCAGCGCCTTCAGCACCGTCGCCCTCACTCCGCCGCCCAGCTCCTCTGAGTGGGTCTTCGACTCGGGCGCTTCCTCTCACATAGCCGGCAATCCTGGTATGGTCACCATGTCACCAACCTCCTCTTTTCCTTCCTCCATTGTTGTGGGCAATGGTGCCACCCTTCCGGTTGTTGGCACTGGCTACTCAAACCTCACTGGCCCATTTCGCCTCAACAATGTTCTCATTGCCCCTGACATCATTAAAAATCTTTTGTCAATTCGGCAATTCACCACTGATAATGTTGTCTCTGTTGAGTTTGACTCTCTCGGTGTTTCTGTGAAGGATCTCCGCACCAGGAACCTCCTCCTTCGCTGTGACAGCTCGGGACCGCTATACACCTTGCAGCTCCCGtcgtcaccatccggttcctacgCTCTGGTGGCTACTCCTTCCTTAACTACTTGGCATCGTCATCTCAGCCATCCCGGGAAGGCCATTCTTCAGACCCTTGCCAAGTCGTCCTCCATCATCTGCAGCCAGCCCAATGCTAACACCCTCTGCCATGCTTGTTAGCTTGGGCGCCATGTTCGCTTGCCTTTTACCAATTCCTTGTCGCGCGCAACTAAAAATTTCGACTTGATACATTGTGATTTGTGGACATCCCCGATCGTCAGTGTATCCGGTTTTAAATATTATCTAGTAATTATCGATGATTGCTCGCATTTTCTTTGGACTTTCCCTCTTAAGCTAAAGTCCGACACCTTTTCTGCTCTCTCGAATTTTTTTCACCTCTGTGCTCACTCAGTTTGGTTGCACCATCAAGTCTGTGCAGTGTGACAACGGGCGTGAGTTTGACAACTCCTCGTCTCGCGCTTTCTTCTCTGCCAAAGGTGTCACCCTTCGCATGTCATGCCCCAACACCTCGCAGCAAAATGGCAAAGCCGAGCGCATGCTTCGCACCGTCAACAATGTCACTCGCACCTTGCTCTTCCAAGCATCCATGCCCCCCACCTACTGGGCCGATGCCCTTGCCACCGCCACCCTCCTCATCAATCGTCTCCCAACCAAGACCCTAAACATTAGCACTCCTTTTCTCGCTCTCCATGGCACTCTCCCCTCCTACCATGACCTTCGGGCTTTCGGGTGCACCTGCTACCCCAACCTCACCGCCACCACTCCTCACAAGCTCGCTCCACGATCTTCCTTGTGCGCCTTTATTGGCTATTCTCCTGACCACAAGGTCTACAGGTGCCTCTACCTCGCCACAAACCGCGTCATCATCTCCCGTCACGTTGTCTTCGACGAAACAATGTTCCCTTTCTCCCTTCGTCGACCTTCGCCACCCACACATGAGCTTGATTTTCTAACTAACGACGATTCTTCGTCAGTTTCGTTTCCACCTACAGGTACACCGGGGGCTGCTGGCACCCTGCCAGCACCTATGCCCTCCCAGCCGGTGCCCAACTTGGGCACACCGGCGTTCAGGCCGCCCCCGCCGGGCTTCTTCGTGCCCCGGCCACCAGGCACCCTCCAGCCTTCTCCAGCTCGGTCTGTACACGCGCCCACTTCGCCGGCGCCCATGGCGCCCTCTGTACAGGCTCCCCCAGCGTCCACTTCGTCGGCGCCCCCGGCGCCCTCTGTACAAGTGCCCACAGCACCCTCTGTACAGGCGCCCATGGCGGCGCCTCCCGTACAGCCGCCTCCGGCGCCCTCTTTCGGCAAACCATCGGTCGTCCATGTCTACACCCGGCGTCCACCCGCCCCCAGCTCGCCACCTGAGTCCACTGTTGAACCACCTCCTCGACGCTCCAGCATGATTCCCTCCCCGCCTCGCTACATCAAGAGTGATCCTCCTCTTCCAACAGGAGCTATCTCCATCCCGCCGGTCGCCAACACTCATGGCATGGTGACCCGCGGGAAGTCCGGTTACCGACAGCCGCGCCTCACTCTGCACACTGAGGCCTTGTCACCACTACCGCGCTCCTGTCGTGACACCCTCGCCAACCCTCACTGGCGTCAGGCCATGGAAGACGAGTATGCTGCCCTACTGGACAACAACACTTGGAATCTCGCTCCCCGTCCTGCCAAGGCGAATGTGGTCACtggcaaatggatcttcaagcaTAAGTTTCATGCGGATGGTTCCCTGGACAGATACAAGGCTCGCTGGGTGCTTCGCGGGTTCACCCAACGTCCCGGTGTTGATTACGACGAGACGTTCAGCCCGTCGTCAAGCCTGCTACCGTTCGTACTGTTCTCACCTTGGCTCACTCCCGGGACTGGCCAATCCATCAACTTGATGTGAAAAACGTCTTCCTTCACGGGACCTTGTCAGAAACAGTGTACTGCTCTCAACCCACTGGATTTGCCGATCCTGCACTTCCTGGACATGTATGCAGGCTCAACAGATCCCTCTATGGTCTAAAGCAGGCTCCGCGAGCATGGTACAGCCGGTTTGCCTCCTTCCTGCTCTCTCTGGGTTTCAGTGAAGCAAGATCAGACACATCTCTCTTTATACACCGCCGTGGCACTGAAACAGTCTACTTGCTCCTCTATGTCGACGACATTGTTCTCACTGCCTCCTCCGAGCAGCTCTTACATCGTGTGATTGAGGCGCTCAAGAAAGAGTTTGCCATGAAGGACCTTGGCCCTCTTCATCATTTTCTTGGTGTGGCAGTTCAGCGCCACAGGGATCATCTCACTCTGTCACAGCGTCAGTACATCCTGGACATTCTTGCTCGCCATGGGATGAGCGACTGCAAGCCTTATTCCACTCCTGTCGACACATGTGCCAAAGTTCCTGCAGATGCCGGTCCTCCTGTTGCTGATCCCACAGCCTACCGCAGTCTTGCAGGTGCTCTTCAGTACCTGACATTCACCCGGCCTGACATTGCGTACGCCGTTCAGCAAATTTGCCttcacatgcatgatccccgGGAAGTTCATCTTGTGGCTGCCAAGCGGATCCTTCGGTACCTTCAGGGCATCCTCAGCTTCGGTCTGATCATTCCCCTGTCTGCTCCAACACAGCTTGTCGTGTACACTGATGCGGATTGGGCCGGTTGCCCTGACACTCGACGCTCCACCTCTGGCTATGCTGTTTTCCTCGGTGGCAGCCTCATCTCTTGGTCATCCAAGTGGCAGCCCACTGTTTCTCGGTCTAGCGCCGAGGCCGAGTATCGGGCTGTTGCCAATGGCGTCGCCGAAGCTTCGTGGCTGCAGCAACTCCTACAGGAGCTGCACCACCCTCTGCAGTCTGCCTCCCTCgtctactgcgacaacgtcagCGCCGTCTACCTCTTTTCCAACCCCGTTCAGCACCAGCGCACCAAGCACGTGGAAATCGACCTTCACTTCGTCCGTGAACGTGTTGCTATTGGTGCTGTTCGTGTTCTTCACGTTCCCACCACCTCACAGTTCGCCGATGTCTTTACCAAGGGGCTTCCTTCTTCTGTGTTCATGGAATTTCGCTCCAATCTGAACGTTGGCTCCACCGACGTTCCgactgcgggggggggggggggggggggggggtgttagaATTAATTACTCCTTTACTGTAATCTCCTAGCTACCCGTGTAATCCCCTGGCTACCTGTGCCGCCTGCCAGGCTGGGCTGGCCCTTTCGGCTGTCTCCAATCTCTATATAAGTGTAAACCCTCTGTAATCTATTGATTAAGGAATACTAAGCCAGTTTGGCCTTCCTCTAATAGTTGCAAACAGCCATTTCATGGCTCTGTGTGGCACTTGGAAACCTTGTTTAGCCTCACTCAGGTGGGGTAATTTGCAACAGTATGCACAGAGCTACTGTTTTCTTTTGATGAAACTTATTTAAAAGGTGGACCTTCGTTTATTTTAGTAATCTTACTCTTAATTTTTGGACATCTCTCTTCATCCATTgaacaacaacaaaaacaacaacaacaacaacaaaaaaaaacctttaagtcccaaacaagttgggataggctagagttgaaacccagcagaagcaattaaggtttaggcacgtgaatagctgttttccaagcactcctatctaaggctaagtctttgggtatatttcatcctttcaagtctctttttattgcctctacccaagtcaacttcagtcttcctctgcctctcttcacgttactatcatggcttaggattccactacgcaccggtgcgtctggaggtctccgttggacatgtccaaaccatctcaaccggtgttggacaaacttttcttcaattggtgctacccctaatctatcacgtatatcatcgttccgaactcgatcatttcttgtatgaccgcaaatctaacgcaacatacgcatttccgcaacacttatctgttgaacatgtcgtctttttgtaggtcaacattc harbors:
- the LOC136537978 gene encoding pentatricopeptide repeat-containing protein At1g77360, mitochondrial-like — encoded protein: MCDFHHTWLKARKVFVRMLRSGGGPSVGCDTLLDASDLAKRLCKLIISCRKASALEHELDHSGVRVTPEVAEHVLERIDNAGMLAYRFFEWVRRQKRGGCAHTVRSYHTVVTSLAKIRQYQLMWDVVAVMRKEGVANVETFGIIMRKYARAQKFDEAVYTFNIMERYGVAHNLAAFNSLLGALCKSKNVRKAQDIFDKMNNRFSPDAKTYSILLEGWGRAPNLPKMREVYSDMLAAGCQPDIVTYGIMVDALCKTGRVEEAVCVVQDMSSRGCQPTTFIYSVLVHTYGVDMRIEDAVATFLDMEKDGIVPDVVVYNALVTAFCKVKKFDNAFRVMDDMEGHGISPNSRTWNIILNTLISLGKDDEAYRVFRSMIKRCKPDSDTYTMMIKMFCENDKIEMALKVWKYMRLKQFLPSMHTFSVLINGLCDKGEVSQACVLLEDMIEKGIRPPGSTFGKLRQLLLKEGRKDVLDFLVEKMKILIQEPLYD
- the LOC136517390 gene encoding LOW QUALITY PROTEIN: protein arginine N-methyltransferase 2-like (The sequence of the model RefSeq protein was modified relative to this genomic sequence to represent the inferred CDS: deleted 2 bases in 1 codon) produces the protein MHAAAGGHAAVARLLLDCGAPWNALSPSGLSAGDLASDPDTYDLLLDHSLRSELVLGTVARRQVAPANASDAPPAESYLESRVSFSEERVLDAESKAVMMAWERPLMEAHARAVCQGGGKVLNVGFGMGLVDEAIQRYEPEEHTIVEAHPEVYERMLKLGWGEKKNVRIVFGRWQDVMQQLGSYDGIFFDTYGEYYEDMREFHQHLPKLMKPGGIYSYFNGLCGDNAFFHTVYCQLVALELANLGYSTQFIPLPVKDCLAEEVWKGVKQKYWQLDTYYLPACQSKSESE